The sequence below is a genomic window from Streptomyces sp. NBC_00289.
GACGGTCTCCGCTCCCTGCGCATGAGGCAGGCCACCGTGCAAATCTCCCTGGTGAACGGCCAGTTCAACCCTGGAGGTGCCCGATGGCCTTGTCCCAGTCTGACCTACAACGCCTGCTGGAGTCACTACGCACGGCGGACGGGATCGAGCTCGTCCGCAACGTCGCCGAGCGCATGCTGCAAGAGCTGATCGAGGCCGAGCTCAGCGGCCGGATCAGCGCCCAGTGGAACGAGCACACCGAAGCCCGCACCGCCTTCCGCAACGGCCACCGGGAGAAGACCTTGGCCACCCAGGCCGGCGATCTGGACCTGGCGATACCGAAGCTGCGCAGCGGCAGCTTCTTCCCCAGCCTGCTGGAACGGCGGCGCCGCATCGACCAGGCGCTCTACGCCGTCATCATGGAGGCATACGTGCACGGGGTGTCCACCCGCTCGGTCGACGACCTGGTCAAGGCGCTCGGCGCGGACAGCGGAATCTCCAAGAGCGAGGTCTCACGGATCTGCGGTGACCTGGACGAACAGCTCACGGTCTTCCGCGGCCGGCCCCTGGATCACAGCCGCTTCCCCTACCTCTACCTGGACGCCACCTACTGCAAGGTGCGCGTGAACCACCGGATCGTCTCCCAGGCCGTGGTCATCGCCACCGGCATCAGTGAGGACGGCGGCCGTGAGGTGCTGGGTGTGATGGTCGGTGACAGCGAGACCGAAGCGTTCTGGAGCGAGTTCCTGCGCTCCTTGCGCGAACGCGGCCTGGGCGGGGTCCGTCTGGTCATCTCCGACAGTCACAGCGGCCTGGTGGCAGCGATCCGCAAGGTCATGCTCGGTGCCGCCTGGCAGCGTTGTCGTGTCCATTTCTTGAGGAATGTGTTTTCCGTGATCCCCAAGGAATCCGGGGAAATGGTCGCGGCGACCATCCGCACCATCTTCATCCAGCCCACCGCCGAAGCCGTCCATCACCAACTCGATGCGGTGGCCGACATGCTCGGGCAGCAGTTTCCCAAGGTCAGGCAGATGCTCCTGGACGCCAAGGAGGACCTGACCGCCTTCGCTGCCTTTCCCATCTCGCATTGGAAGAAGATCCAGTCTTCAAATCCCCTGGAGCGGATCAACCGCGAGATCAAGCGCCGCACCGACGTCGTGCAGGTCTTCCCCAACCCGGCCGCCCTCGAGCGGCTGGTCACCGCCGTGCTCAGCGAGATGCACGACGAATGGATCGCCTTCCCCCGCCGCTACCTGTCCGAAGGCAGCATGACTGCCATCTACGCCGCCGAACACGCCGACCACACCACCCATGCACTCCCCAACACCCCGAACACTACGGAGGATTGATCGCCTACACCATCACAGGGGACGTGACCCTGCCCGAACACCACAGCGAGCCGTTCCCGCTTGGTCTTCGAGGCTGGCAGCGTCCAGCCTTCGACCCGCTGCCCGTAACGGTGGGCGATTTCGGGCACGTCCACCACGCCGGCCAGCCAGGACGGGGCAGCCGCTGAGAGAGCCTCAAGTGCGGCCCGCACGCTCTCCCCGGCCAGCTCCAGCCGGTCAAGTCCCTGACCGCGCTGATCACATGGGTCGCATCGGTGCGCTGTTTCCCGCCCGCCGCCACCAGCCCCTTATCCGGCAGTGCTCCACCAGCCGTTCGAAGAGGACCCGCTCCATGCCGTGTTCCACCAGGCGGGCACGGAACTTTGACAACACCGTGAAATCGAAGCCGGTGTCCTCCAGCTCCATCCCGAACGCGTACTTCCCATCAATCGCCCACCGCCATCGCCGCGGCCTGCCGATCGGTCAGGTCCTCAGCGAACTGCAACACCGTGCCCAGCGATAGAGTAGCTACCCGGCCTTGGGGCAAGGGCCCAGGTCTCTGGACGATGCTCTG
It includes:
- a CDS encoding IS256 family transposase, whose product is MALSQSDLQRLLESLRTADGIELVRNVAERMLQELIEAELSGRISAQWNEHTEARTAFRNGHREKTLATQAGDLDLAIPKLRSGSFFPSLLERRRRIDQALYAVIMEAYVHGVSTRSVDDLVKALGADSGISKSEVSRICGDLDEQLTVFRGRPLDHSRFPYLYLDATYCKVRVNHRIVSQAVVIATGISEDGGREVLGVMVGDSETEAFWSEFLRSLRERGLGGVRLVISDSHSGLVAAIRKVMLGAAWQRCRVHFLRNVFSVIPKESGEMVAATIRTIFIQPTAEAVHHQLDAVADMLGQQFPKVRQMLLDAKEDLTAFAAFPISHWKKIQSSNPLERINREIKRRTDVVQVFPNPAALERLVTAVLSEMHDEWIAFPRRYLSEGSMTAIYAAEHADHTTHALPNTPNTTED